In Desulfofundulus kuznetsovii DSM 6115, the following are encoded in one genomic region:
- the nuoE gene encoding NADH-quinone oxidoreductase subunit NuoE: MHLTEEEKRVALEQTGNILENYSRERGNLIPILQQVQEKLGYVPLVAMEEVARHLGIPAVDVYSVATFYNQFRLIPPGKHQIKVCMGTACHMKGGNIILDCWKRRLGIDVNQVTPDREFSLERVACVGCCTMAPVTVIDEEVYGKVTPTRVDGLLFSFGVKIPKGQQKEGEAVEQQ, encoded by the coding sequence ATGCATTTAACGGAAGAAGAAAAAAGGGTTGCCTTAGAACAAACCGGGAACATCCTGGAGAATTATTCCCGTGAACGGGGTAATCTCATTCCTATTTTGCAGCAGGTACAGGAAAAGCTGGGCTATGTCCCCCTGGTGGCCATGGAGGAAGTGGCGCGGCACCTGGGCATCCCGGCCGTGGATGTTTACAGCGTGGCCACCTTTTACAACCAGTTTCGCCTCATTCCCCCGGGGAAACACCAGATCAAGGTATGCATGGGCACGGCCTGCCACATGAAGGGGGGCAATATCATCCTGGACTGCTGGAAGAGACGGCTGGGTATTGACGTTAACCAGGTTACGCCGGACCGGGAATTCAGCCTGGAAAGGGTGGCCTGCGTGGGATGCTGCACCATGGCACCGGTAACGGTGATCGATGAAGAGGTGTACGGCAAGGTAACCCCCACCCGGGTGGACGGGTTGCTCTTTTCCTTTGGCGTAAAAATCCCGAAAGGCCAGCAGAAAGAAGGGGAAGCAGTTGAGCAGCAGTAG
- a CDS encoding nucleotide pyrophosphohydrolase: protein MPEDARITLQDLKNMVAAFVEERDWAQFHTPKNLAMSVAIEAAELMELFQWSDGRELEPGLLERVEEELADVLIYCLAMANTAGIDLARAVKQKMAANARKYPADLYRGRYR, encoded by the coding sequence ATGCCTGAAGATGCCCGAATCACGCTGCAGGATTTAAAAAATATGGTGGCCGCCTTTGTGGAGGAGAGGGACTGGGCGCAGTTTCATACGCCCAAGAATCTGGCCATGTCTGTGGCCATTGAGGCCGCCGAACTAATGGAGCTTTTCCAGTGGTCCGACGGGCGGGAGCTGGAACCCGGGCTTTTAGAACGGGTGGAGGAGGAACTGGCCGATGTATTGATTTACTGCCTGGCCATGGCCAACACCGCAGGCATTGACCTGGCCCGGGCGGTAAAGCAAAAAATGGCGGCCAATGCCAGGAAATATCCTGCAGATCTCTACCGGGGCAGGTACCGGTAG
- the sigH gene encoding RNA polymerase sporulation sigma factor SigH, whose amino-acid sequence MSLSVQRECASCYHMMDDEEVVEYAREGDDAALEYLINKYKNFVRAKARSYFLIGADREDIIQEGMIGLYKAIRDFRLDKLSSFRAFAELCITRQIITAIKTATRQKHIPLNSYVSLNKPIYDEDSDRTLLDVISGTKIADPEELIISREEFYDIEEKMGEILSSLEWKVLMSYLEGKSYQEIAEDLKRHVKSIDNALQRVKRKLERYLEKRNN is encoded by the coding sequence GTGAGTCTGAGCGTCCAGAGGGAATGTGCGAGCTGTTATCACATGATGGACGATGAGGAAGTGGTGGAATACGCCCGCGAAGGTGATGACGCGGCCCTGGAGTATTTGATTAATAAATACAAAAACTTTGTCCGGGCGAAAGCACGTTCCTACTTCCTCATTGGGGCTGATCGGGAGGACATCATTCAGGAAGGGATGATCGGCCTTTACAAGGCCATCCGCGATTTCCGGTTAGACAAGCTATCATCTTTCCGGGCCTTCGCAGAACTTTGTATTACCAGGCAGATCATTACGGCCATCAAAACGGCCACCCGGCAAAAACACATCCCCTTGAACTCTTATGTTTCCTTGAACAAGCCCATTTACGACGAAGATTCCGACCGCACCCTTCTGGATGTCATCTCCGGCACCAAGATTGCCGACCCGGAGGAGTTGATCATCAGCCGGGAGGAATTTTATGATATTGAAGAAAAAATGGGCGAGATCCTGAGTTCCCTGGAGTGGAAGGTGCTGATGTCCTACCTGGAGGGTAAGTCCTACCAGGAAATTGCCGAGGACTTGAAGCGCCACGTCAAGTCCATCGACAATGCCCTGCAGCGAGTTAAGCGCAAGCTGGAAAGATATCTGGAAAAGCGGAACAACTAA
- a CDS encoding NYN domain-containing protein, translating to MDEYLIVDGYNIIHAWPELEQLSESSLEHARTRLVDILVNYAAFTGEHVVVVFDAHQVKHGGDRSETVDGVQVIYTPEGETADAVIEKLVGELSRRGTVYVATYDWAEQRMILGRGAYRITPRELWKKVQHTQEEGKKHFNSGRPADAYLENRLVDDIRLIFERWRRKKD from the coding sequence ATGGACGAGTACCTGATCGTTGACGGCTATAACATCATTCATGCCTGGCCGGAACTGGAACAGCTTTCCGAATCAAGTTTGGAGCATGCACGCACCCGGCTGGTGGATATTTTAGTTAATTATGCCGCTTTCACCGGAGAGCACGTGGTGGTGGTCTTTGATGCCCACCAGGTGAAGCACGGCGGGGACCGGTCGGAGACCGTCGACGGGGTGCAGGTGATTTATACCCCCGAGGGAGAAACTGCCGATGCAGTCATTGAGAAACTGGTTGGGGAGCTGTCCCGGCGGGGAACGGTTTATGTGGCCACCTACGACTGGGCCGAACAGAGGATGATTCTGGGGCGGGGTGCCTACCGGATCACGCCCAGGGAGCTGTGGAAAAAAGTCCAGCATACGCAGGAGGAAGGAAAAAAGCATTTTAACAGCGGGCGGCCGGCGGATGCTTATTTAGAAAACCGCCTGGTGGACGATATTCGCCTAATTTTTGAACGCTGGCGAAGAAAAAAAGACTAG
- the rlmB gene encoding 23S rRNA (guanosine(2251)-2'-O)-methyltransferase RlmB has product MTEKAACENIITGRHPVKEALVANRSINKLLVAKGAGGGTLQEILNLARERGIPVQYVDRSHLNGLVKDAPHQGVVAMAAAKEYVSVDDILAAAFPEDPFIILLNEITDPHNLGAILRTADAAGVHGVVVTRHRSAALTPAVAKASCGAVEYVRVARVPNLARTITYLQERGLWVVGACGTARDMYWDVRLDGPIALVIGGEDKGLGRLVREKCDQLVRLPMAGRVGSLNASVAAALLAYEVVRQRRLVHGRVPDR; this is encoded by the coding sequence ATGACTGAAAAGGCGGCTTGTGAAAATATCATTACCGGCCGCCACCCGGTAAAAGAGGCCCTTGTCGCCAACCGGTCCATTAACAAGCTCCTGGTGGCTAAAGGAGCCGGCGGCGGCACCCTGCAGGAAATCCTTAACCTGGCCCGGGAACGGGGGATACCCGTCCAGTACGTGGATAGGTCCCATCTGAACGGGCTGGTTAAGGATGCTCCGCACCAGGGAGTTGTAGCCATGGCGGCGGCCAAAGAATACGTTTCCGTGGATGACATCCTGGCTGCCGCGTTTCCTGAGGATCCCTTTATAATCCTGCTTAACGAAATAACCGATCCCCACAACCTGGGAGCCATTTTGCGTACGGCCGATGCCGCCGGGGTACACGGTGTGGTTGTTACCCGGCACCGTTCGGCAGCCCTTACCCCGGCGGTGGCCAAGGCTTCCTGCGGGGCGGTGGAATATGTCCGGGTAGCCCGGGTGCCCAATCTGGCCCGGACCATTACCTACCTCCAGGAGCGGGGACTCTGGGTGGTCGGGGCCTGCGGGACGGCCCGGGACATGTACTGGGATGTGCGTTTGGACGGCCCCATTGCCCTGGTCATTGGCGGCGAAGACAAAGGCCTGGGGAGATTGGTGCGGGAAAAATGCGATCAGCTGGTCAGACTGCCCATGGCCGGGCGGGTTGGCTCCCTAAATGCCTCGGTGGCGGCAGCCCTGCTGGCCTACGAGGTGGTCAGGCAGAGGAGACTGGTCCATGGACGAGTACCTGATCGTTGA
- a CDS encoding Mini-ribonuclease 3: MRGPFAVTMSLPGEIIPNAEQLPSLVLAYIGDAVYELAIRQYLVARGVTSVNQLHQETIKYVRADTQARVMHALKEQLTEGEAAVARRGRNARSGHPPRGSDVISYRYSTGLESLIGYLYLSGQSERLGEILALARQVVEKDD; this comes from the coding sequence ATGAGGGGACCGTTTGCCGTGACCATGTCCTTACCCGGGGAGATCATCCCCAACGCGGAACAACTGCCGTCCCTGGTGCTGGCCTATATTGGCGACGCCGTGTATGAGCTGGCCATCCGTCAATATCTGGTGGCCCGGGGAGTTACTTCTGTGAATCAACTGCACCAGGAGACCATAAAATATGTACGGGCCGATACCCAGGCCCGGGTGATGCATGCCCTGAAAGAACAGCTTACGGAAGGCGAGGCGGCCGTTGCCCGGCGGGGCCGCAATGCCCGGAGCGGCCACCCACCCCGGGGCTCCGATGTGATCAGCTACCGCTACAGTACGGGGCTGGAAAGTCTTATCGGTTACCTGTACCTATCGGGGCAAAGCGAGCGCCTGGGAGAGATCCTTGCCCTGGCCCGCCAGGTGGTGGAAAAGGATGACTGA
- the cysS gene encoding cysteine--tRNA ligase, whose product MEIYNTLTRRKEKFIPRHPGRVDMYVCGPTTYNFIHLGNARPLVFFDTVRRYFQYRGYRVKYVQNFTDIDDKIINRAREEGVDALALARKYIDEYYRDAEALNVRPADVHPRVSEHLPEIIDLISTLIEKKAAYVVDGDVYFDISAFPEYGKLSGRTLEEMQAGARVEVDPRKKHPMDFALWKAAKPGEPAWDSPWGKGRPGWHIECSAMALKYLGNNFDIHGGGFDLVFPHHENEIAQAEAATGRPFVRYWMHNGFITVNQEKMSKSLGNFFLVREILDRFPPEVVRFFLLSTHYRSPLDFDDEKMAAAGRGLERFKNSIRLLTEALDRPSREQIEPEDEEFIAALEKHHRDFVAAMDDDFNTALAVGIWFELAREVNAYLHGTAGSPCRAALEKAMDLFRSFNEVLGLFRVDERTGRILIEGRHAKSDGLEEALIELLLEVRQQARAKKDWATADRIRDRLKELGIILEDTPGGVRWKRQG is encoded by the coding sequence ATGGAAATATACAATACTTTGACCAGGCGTAAGGAAAAGTTTATTCCCCGGCATCCGGGGCGGGTGGATATGTACGTCTGCGGGCCGACCACCTACAACTTCATCCACCTGGGCAACGCCCGCCCCCTGGTCTTTTTTGACACCGTGCGGCGGTATTTCCAGTACCGCGGTTACCGGGTGAAGTATGTTCAGAATTTTACAGACATCGACGACAAGATCATCAACCGGGCCCGGGAAGAAGGTGTCGATGCCCTGGCCCTGGCCCGCAAATATATTGACGAATACTACCGGGACGCTGAGGCCTTAAATGTGCGGCCGGCCGATGTGCATCCCAGGGTTTCCGAGCACCTCCCGGAAATCATCGATCTCATCAGTACCCTTATCGAAAAGAAGGCCGCCTATGTGGTAGATGGGGACGTATATTTTGACATCAGCGCCTTTCCCGAGTACGGCAAGCTATCCGGGCGCACCCTGGAGGAAATGCAGGCGGGAGCCCGGGTGGAGGTGGACCCCCGCAAAAAACACCCCATGGATTTCGCCCTGTGGAAGGCGGCCAAACCCGGCGAACCGGCCTGGGACAGCCCCTGGGGCAAAGGGCGTCCCGGCTGGCACATTGAATGCTCGGCCATGGCCTTAAAATACCTGGGTAATAACTTCGACATTCACGGGGGAGGCTTTGACCTTGTCTTCCCCCACCACGAAAATGAAATTGCCCAGGCCGAGGCGGCCACGGGCCGGCCGTTTGTGCGCTACTGGATGCATAACGGCTTCATTACCGTCAACCAGGAAAAAATGTCCAAATCCCTGGGCAACTTCTTTCTGGTGCGGGAAATTTTGGACAGGTTTCCCCCGGAGGTAGTGCGTTTCTTCCTCCTTTCCACCCATTACCGCAGCCCGCTGGATTTCGATGACGAAAAGATGGCTGCCGCCGGGCGGGGACTGGAACGCTTTAAAAACAGCATCCGCCTGTTGACCGAGGCCCTGGACCGGCCGTCCCGGGAACAAATAGAACCCGAAGATGAAGAATTTATAGCCGCCCTGGAAAAGCACCACCGGGATTTTGTGGCCGCCATGGATGACGATTTTAATACCGCCCTGGCGGTGGGCATTTGGTTTGAACTGGCCCGGGAAGTCAATGCTTACCTGCATGGTACCGCCGGCTCTCCCTGCCGGGCAGCCCTGGAAAAGGCCATGGACCTTTTCCGCTCCTTTAACGAAGTGCTGGGTCTTTTCCGGGTTGACGAAAGGACCGGGCGCATACTCATCGAGGGGCGGCATGCAAAAAGCGATGGTCTTGAGGAAGCCCTGATCGAGTTGCTGCTGGAAGTGCGGCAGCAGGCCAGGGCGAAAAAGGACTGGGCCACCGCCGACCGCATCCGGGATCGCCTGAAGGAACTGGGTATTATTCTGGAAGACACGCCCGGCGGCGTGCGCTGGAAGAGACAGGGATGA
- the cysE gene encoding serine O-acetyltransferase, translating to MFKQLKRDIQAVFERDPAAKSLLEVLLCYPGLHAIIMHRIAHFFYRKRLFTIARLISHISRFLTQIEIHPGAKIGQGLFIDHGAGVVIGETAEIGDNVTIYQGVTLGGTGKEKGKRHPTIGNNVVISAGAKILGSFTVGDNSKIGAGSVVLKPVPPNSTVVGVPGKVVIQDGKRVDSASVPDIDLRHDLLPDPVAEVINCLMHNIERLEKRVLELEKKLADSKPAEPLKSCDALVQGAFSRPNES from the coding sequence ATGTTCAAGCAGCTGAAGCGTGACATACAGGCGGTATTTGAACGGGATCCGGCGGCCAAAAGCCTTCTGGAAGTGCTGCTCTGCTATCCCGGCCTGCATGCCATTATCATGCATCGGATAGCCCATTTCTTTTACCGGAAGCGGCTCTTCACCATCGCCCGGTTGATTTCCCACATCTCCCGCTTCCTCACCCAGATTGAAATTCACCCCGGGGCCAAGATCGGCCAGGGACTTTTCATTGACCACGGGGCCGGGGTGGTCATCGGGGAAACGGCGGAAATTGGCGACAACGTGACCATCTACCAGGGAGTAACCCTGGGGGGAACGGGGAAGGAAAAGGGCAAGCGCCACCCCACCATCGGCAACAACGTGGTGATCAGTGCCGGCGCCAAAATTCTCGGCTCCTTTACTGTCGGGGACAACTCCAAGATCGGTGCCGGCTCGGTGGTGCTCAAGCCCGTACCTCCCAACAGCACCGTGGTGGGGGTGCCCGGCAAGGTGGTCATCCAGGACGGCAAGCGGGTGGATTCGGCGAGCGTGCCGGATATTGACCTGCGTCACGACTTGTTGCCCGACCCGGTGGCGGAAGTAATTAACTGCCTGATGCACAACATTGAGCGCCTGGAAAAACGGGTCCTGGAACTGGAGAAAAAGCTGGCGGACAGCAAGCCGGCCGAACCATTAAAGTCCTGTGACGCCTTGGTGCAGGGCGCCTTTTCCCGGCCAAACGAGTCGTGA
- the gltX gene encoding glutamate--tRNA ligase has product MSGVRVRFAPSPTGPLHIGGARSALFNWLFARNQGGTFIVRIEDTDLERSSRESEENILAALRWLGLDWDEGIEVGGPHGPYRQTERLPIYQRYARQLLESGWAYRCYCTEEELAAEREALLARGEMPRYSGRCRHLCEEDRRRLEAEGRRPVLRFAVPSGETITVQDLVRGEVSFDVDGIGDFIIVKSDGIPTYNFAVVVDDHTMGITHVIRAEEHLSNTPRQILLYRAFGWPVPQFAHVSLILGQDRTKMSKRHGATSIEQYREMGYLPEALVNFLALLGWSPGGEEEIFTLEELKRQFSLERVAKNPAVFDLDKLNWLNGHYIRQSPLERITDLAIPFLQKAGYISGEVTPEQYQWLKQLVAAVRDYLTNLSGITRHVDIFFAPEVEPEDEEARAVLAGEQVPRVLAALAEKIRSADGLNEETARSMLKKLPKELGLGARKVYLPIRVALTGRTHGPELFQVIPLLGKEKVLARLARAG; this is encoded by the coding sequence TTGTCCGGCGTCAGAGTAAGATTTGCCCCCAGCCCCACCGGCCCGCTGCATATCGGAGGGGCTCGTTCGGCTTTGTTTAACTGGCTGTTTGCCCGCAATCAAGGCGGCACTTTTATTGTGCGCATCGAGGACACGGATCTGGAGCGTTCTTCCCGGGAATCCGAGGAAAACATCCTGGCCGCTTTGCGCTGGCTGGGCCTCGATTGGGACGAGGGGATTGAAGTGGGCGGTCCCCACGGCCCTTACCGGCAGACGGAGCGGCTTCCCATTTATCAACGTTATGCCCGGCAGCTTTTAGAAAGCGGGTGGGCCTACCGCTGTTACTGTACCGAAGAGGAGCTGGCCGCCGAGCGGGAAGCCCTTTTGGCCCGGGGCGAGATGCCCCGCTATAGCGGCCGATGTCGTCACCTGTGCGAGGAGGACAGGCGCCGTTTGGAAGCCGAGGGGCGCCGGCCGGTACTGCGTTTCGCGGTCCCCTCCGGGGAAACCATAACCGTGCAGGACCTGGTCCGCGGGGAAGTATCCTTTGATGTTGACGGCATCGGCGACTTTATTATCGTTAAGTCCGACGGCATTCCCACCTACAACTTTGCCGTGGTGGTGGATGATCACACCATGGGCATTACCCATGTCATCCGGGCGGAGGAACACCTGTCCAATACGCCGCGGCAGATTCTCCTTTACCGGGCCTTCGGCTGGCCGGTGCCGCAGTTTGCCCACGTTTCGCTGATCCTGGGCCAGGATCGCACCAAGATGAGCAAGCGGCACGGAGCCACTTCCATCGAGCAGTACCGGGAGATGGGCTACCTTCCCGAGGCCCTGGTCAACTTCCTGGCCCTTTTAGGCTGGTCCCCCGGCGGCGAAGAGGAAATCTTTACTCTGGAAGAGTTAAAACGGCAGTTTTCCCTCGAGCGGGTGGCCAAAAATCCGGCCGTTTTTGACCTGGACAAGCTTAACTGGTTGAACGGCCACTACATTCGTCAAAGCCCCCTGGAGCGGATTACCGATCTGGCCATACCCTTTTTGCAAAAGGCCGGTTATATTTCAGGCGAGGTAACTCCGGAGCAGTACCAATGGTTGAAACAACTGGTGGCGGCCGTACGGGATTACCTGACCAACCTGTCCGGGATTACCCGGCACGTGGACATTTTCTTTGCGCCGGAAGTGGAGCCGGAAGATGAAGAGGCCCGCGCTGTGCTGGCCGGGGAGCAGGTTCCCCGCGTCCTGGCCGCCCTGGCGGAGAAAATCAGATCGGCAGACGGATTGAATGAAGAAACTGCCCGGAGCATGTTGAAAAAGCTGCCCAAGGAACTGGGTTTGGGCGCCCGCAAAGTTTACCTGCCCATCCGGGTGGCCCTCACCGGCCGGACCCATGGCCCGGAACTTTTCCAGGTTATCCCCCTCCTGGGCAAGGAAAAGGTGCTGGCCCGCCTGGCCCGGGCAGGTTAA
- the coaE gene encoding dephospho-CoA kinase (Dephospho-CoA kinase (CoaE) performs the final step in coenzyme A biosynthesis.): MIAGLTGGIATGKSTVARLFQELGAHVIDFDVLAHKVTRPGLKAWEEIVRFFGVEILNPDQTINRKKLGRLVFDDPEKLARLNRIVHPAVFEEDQKITAEILAGDPRAVIIKEIPLLIETGAGHLVDKIIVVYASPEVQLQRLLARGLNRDEALKRINAQAPLGEKMKWADFVIYNDGDLEETRRQVAEVYRQLVQAGTV, translated from the coding sequence ATGATCGCAGGTCTTACCGGCGGCATTGCCACGGGCAAAAGTACGGTAGCCAGGTTGTTTCAGGAACTGGGAGCCCACGTCATCGATTTTGACGTCCTGGCCCACAAGGTAACGCGCCCGGGGTTGAAGGCCTGGGAGGAAATCGTCAGGTTTTTCGGGGTGGAAATTTTGAACCCCGATCAAACCATCAACCGTAAAAAGCTGGGCCGCCTGGTTTTTGACGACCCGGAAAAGCTGGCGCGGTTGAACCGGATCGTTCACCCGGCAGTTTTTGAAGAGGATCAAAAAATTACGGCAGAAATTTTAGCCGGGGATCCCCGGGCAGTGATTATTAAAGAAATTCCCCTGTTGATCGAAACAGGAGCCGGGCACCTGGTGGACAAAATCATTGTGGTCTACGCTTCCCCCGAAGTGCAGCTGCAAAGGCTTTTAGCCCGGGGTCTCAACCGGGATGAGGCCTTGAAAAGAATTAACGCCCAGGCTCCCCTGGGCGAAAAAATGAAATGGGCCGATTTTGTCATTTATAACGACGGCGACCTGGAAGAAACCAGAAGGCAGGTGGCAGAAGTCTACCGGCAACTGGTACAGGCAGGAACTGTTTGA
- the ispF gene encoding 2-C-methyl-D-erythritol 2,4-cyclodiphosphate synthase, whose protein sequence is MWRCVAGNMTLIAQIVNFIILVAVAFAAVYFIVRILFREFHKQSKAAAIFTPLAPLRVGLGYDVHRLVAGRPLILGGVNVPFDRGLEGHSDADVLVHAVMDALLGAAGQGDIGRHFPDRDPQYAGISSLLLLERVGRLLAEQGYRVNNVDAVVVAQAPRLAGYIPDMVQHIAHALNIDAKCVNVKATTTEGLGFTGTGEGIAAYAVATVVSP, encoded by the coding sequence ATGTGGAGGTGCGTAGCAGGTAACATGACGCTAATTGCCCAAATTGTAAATTTCATAATTTTAGTGGCCGTTGCCTTCGCTGCAGTTTATTTTATCGTCAGAATATTATTTAGAGAATTTCATAAGCAATCGAAGGCTGCGGCGATATTCACGCCTCTTGCTCCTTTGCGGGTAGGTTTGGGCTATGACGTGCACCGGCTGGTTGCCGGTCGCCCCCTGATCCTGGGGGGGGTAAACGTGCCCTTTGACCGGGGACTGGAGGGCCACTCCGATGCCGATGTGCTGGTCCATGCCGTTATGGATGCCCTGCTGGGTGCGGCTGGGCAGGGGGACATCGGGCGCCATTTCCCCGACCGCGATCCCCAGTATGCCGGCATTTCCAGCCTTCTGCTGCTGGAACGGGTGGGCCGGTTGCTGGCGGAACAGGGCTACAGGGTGAACAACGTCGATGCCGTGGTGGTGGCTCAGGCACCCAGGCTGGCCGGTTACATTCCGGACATGGTGCAGCATATCGCCCATGCCCTCAATATCGATGCGAAGTGCGTGAACGTAAAAGCTACGACCACCGAAGGGTTGGGATTTACCGGTACGGGTGAAGGAATAGCGGCTTACGCTGTGGCCACCGTCGTTTCTCCCTGA
- the ispD gene encoding 2-C-methyl-D-erythritol 4-phosphate cytidylyltransferase, giving the protein MPLDSVFGVVVAAGRSVRMGQGVNKQFLPLSGLPVLARSLRVFEEAVPVKGYVLVMAEGEVDRASRLACQEWGCRKLLAVVPGGERRQDSVRKGLEVLPSEAEIVLVHDGARPLVGVEEVVAVAYEAARWGAATLAVPVKDTVKEAGTDGFVVRTLPREVLWLTQTPQGFRCSLLREAHRRAEAEKISATDDASLVEALGHRVKLVPGSYRNIKITTPEDLAVAEALLGIEPATTGQNR; this is encoded by the coding sequence ATGCCCTTGGATAGTGTTTTTGGCGTGGTGGTGGCCGCGGGACGATCGGTACGGATGGGGCAGGGAGTAAACAAACAGTTCCTGCCCCTTTCCGGTTTGCCGGTACTGGCCCGGAGCCTGCGGGTTTTTGAAGAGGCCGTGCCGGTCAAGGGTTATGTTCTGGTAATGGCAGAGGGTGAGGTAGACCGCGCGTCCCGGCTGGCCTGTCAGGAATGGGGCTGCCGGAAGCTGCTGGCGGTGGTGCCCGGCGGCGAGCGGCGGCAGGATTCCGTGCGCAAGGGGCTGGAGGTCCTGCCTTCGGAAGCGGAGATAGTGCTCGTTCACGACGGTGCCAGACCGCTGGTGGGGGTGGAAGAGGTGGTGGCGGTGGCCTACGAGGCCGCCCGCTGGGGGGCGGCCACCCTGGCCGTGCCGGTGAAGGACACGGTGAAGGAGGCGGGCACCGACGGCTTTGTAGTCCGCACCCTCCCCCGGGAGGTACTGTGGCTGACCCAAACCCCCCAGGGCTTCAGGTGTTCCCTGCTCCGGGAAGCCCACCGGAGGGCGGAGGCGGAAAAAATTTCGGCCACCGACGACGCTTCCCTGGTGGAGGCCCTGGGCCACCGGGTAAAGCTGGTGCCCGGCTCCTACCGGAACATCAAGATCACCACCCCCGAGGACCTGGCCGTGGCGGAGGCGCTGCTCGGAATTGAACCTGCGACGACAGGCCAGAATAGGTGA
- a CDS encoding PIN/TRAM domain-containing protein, producing the protein MLRRIIFFLLIALFSASGFYTGLLILDKGLFSLPAGLPQLKFGILALSTLVGLVLGLVLTSPIIRGALRLTSFLEQRLSRTPTQDLVMGSVGLIIGLIIANLLGSILFVLGPLGRLIWILGTLLLGYLGMSVAVKKREELLGLFSNFPRFGKEKVSRAENRQSNYKLLDTSVIIDGRIADLVESGFIEGTLLVPAFVLEELRHIADSPDVLKRNRGRRGLDILNQMRKNSPVKVQIIDNVRGLDDVAEVDSKLVKLAQRLGAKIMTNDFNLNKVAELHGVKVLNINELANAIKPVVLPGEEMTVQVVRDGKEAGQGVGYLDDGTMIVVDGGKKYIGQTISVLVTSVLQTAAGRMIFARPRQEQRQEAQNVRYNGVNALG; encoded by the coding sequence TTGCTCAGGCGCATTATTTTTTTTCTGCTGATCGCCCTCTTTTCGGCATCCGGATTTTATACGGGTTTGCTCATCCTGGATAAGGGTCTCTTTTCCCTTCCGGCTGGTTTACCCCAGCTGAAGTTTGGTATCCTGGCCCTGAGCACCCTGGTCGGGCTGGTTCTGGGATTAGTGCTGACTTCTCCGATTATCCGCGGGGCGCTGCGCTTGACTTCTTTCCTGGAACAGCGCCTTTCCAGGACACCGACCCAGGACCTGGTCATGGGTTCCGTGGGCTTGATTATTGGACTCATAATTGCTAATTTATTAGGTTCAATTCTTTTCGTTCTGGGGCCTTTGGGCAGGTTAATCTGGATCCTGGGTACGCTGCTTTTAGGTTACCTGGGCATGAGTGTAGCCGTGAAAAAGCGGGAGGAATTGCTGGGCCTTTTCAGCAATTTTCCCCGTTTCGGCAAGGAAAAGGTTTCCCGGGCGGAAAACCGCCAGTCCAATTACAAGCTGCTGGACACCAGTGTGATCATAGACGGCCGCATTGCGGATCTGGTTGAGAGCGGCTTCATCGAAGGCACCCTTCTGGTCCCCGCCTTTGTGCTGGAGGAACTGCGGCATATTGCCGATTCCCCGGACGTGTTGAAGCGCAACCGCGGCCGTCGGGGCCTGGATATTTTAAACCAGATGCGCAAGAATTCCCCGGTCAAGGTGCAGATTATCGACAACGTACGGGGCCTGGATGATGTGGCCGAGGTAGACTCCAAGCTGGTTAAGCTGGCCCAGCGGTTGGGGGCCAAAATAATGACCAACGATTTTAATCTGAACAAGGTGGCCGAGCTTCACGGCGTGAAAGTGCTCAATATAAATGAACTGGCCAACGCCATCAAGCCGGTGGTCCTGCCGGGAGAAGAGATGACCGTGCAGGTGGTGCGGGACGGCAAGGAGGCCGGCCAGGGCGTGGGCTACCTGGATGACGGCACCATGATCGTGGTGGACGGGGGCAAAAAATATATAGGTCAAACCATTAGCGTGCTGGTAACCAGCGTTTTGCAAACCGCAGCCGGACGGATGATCTTTGCCCGCCCCCGGCAGGAACAGCGCCAGGAGGCACAAAATGTGCGGTACAACGGGGTGAATGCCCTTGGATAG